Below is a window of Vulpes lagopus strain Blue_001 chromosome 13, ASM1834538v1, whole genome shotgun sequence DNA.
CAACTGGttagagaaaataagaatgagCAGGTGGCCAGCTACTTTGCATGATATAAACAGCATTTAATTGTCTGCCTGGTGTGCTAGGTAAGCTGCTCAGAGGGGCTTGATCACACTGATTGCCATTTACCCAAAAGCAGCAGAGATTTGCTTCATTTGGCCACAAACATTAACTGGGACAACAGgtatgttttgattttaattggggtgttttaaatttttgcacaAAGGTCAGCTTTCATGGGCCAGTGGGGGTGGAGAACGAGAATAAGATTACATCTTTCGATGCAATGTGTACCAGATTTATATTAAGACATCAAATTAATCTTTGGTATTGTCCACTACTTTAGCAGCCCAGAACTTGGGACTATTAATAAGCTGAATATTGTAATAGTCTTTGGAATCATGACAAGAGCATAGAGTGTTTTGAAAGTCAGAATTTATTCCTGAAATATCCCTGTATCATAACCATTCCTAAATTCTTCCTAGAGAGAAGAGCcaatgtttcttgttttgttgttaaGGAGTTTTACAATTTAGCATTTAATATGTCAGTAATTGAGAAGTTGTAAATGTTTGTTCTCTAGaagtgaaaatagaaaagaagttaTCCTTTTCAGAAAGAACAGATATGTTTTACTTCTGCTgtgctttcttatttattttgagctaGTTTAATTTTCTACTCTAATCACACACGCACAGTATTTTTGCTTGAATAGATGGACTGTGACCTCCTTTAGCACAatcagtttaatttttcttttgttatcagCATTTAACACATATACTGTCAGGCTTTCTGTAGTGAGATTGGAGGGGAGGGTTCTATTATAGCCAAGACAAAGTCAGTGTTCTTCAGTGTTACTCCTTGCAACTCCATTGTTTTTACAAACATAATCTACTTTATTGTCTAtagtaagcattttttttcaaggaaattgAGCCTTGATTTGTAAATGGCAATGATCTTGTTAATACCTAAATTCTTCTTCCTGAGATTTAGAACAAATGGTAGATTTAAGTAGATGAAGTTGGAGAAGCATGTACCCGATAGACCTAAGATAGGATTTTCCATAAAGATCTACTTAActgggtaaaataaataaatatattgtgtatatttatttgtatttacatattcatatatatgtgtgtgtgtataaagtcTGGGACTGCAGAAATGATCAAATCTCAATTCTTATGTGTATGAATAAATACTAAAACTGGCAAACTGAAGTAATCCATCTTATATTATAAAACACAAACCATGCTTTCCATCTCTTATAGATTTTGTGTGActatagatattaactctttaagaATATAtgtgcttgggatccctgggtggcgcagcggtttggcgcctgcctttggcccagggcgcgatcctggagacccgggatcgaatcccacatcaggctcccggtgcatggagcctgcttctccctctgcctgtgtctctgcctctctctctctctctctctgtgactatcataaataaataaaaattaaaaaaaaaaataaaaaaaaagaatatatgtgctTATTCATGTGTAACTGGTAATGTTCTAAgcactttcattattttatatcatttaaaatataatatcctGAACACACCTGAGATCTAACCTTCTTATCCTGTTTTTCTGTAAAGTGGACAAAAGAATTGTGGATAGAGGATAATCTGAACCCACACAGTACAACCTCAAAGTTAGAGCTCCTAAATCAATGGCCTTGGGATATCTAAGGTGTTAGTCATTGGTGAAGACCCTGATCTGCTGCTATGGGTGCATGGATCACCCTGCAAAACCACAGAGCATCACAGTCTGGCTTGATTGTACATACAATGGGGGTTGAAATTTTTGGTATAAATATCCTCCCAAGCTATGTTTCAActattttctaaatctttcttAAATAGAATGTATCTCTAGGAGTTTTTAAGAACCAATTAGATCCTTACACCAGAAAAGCTGATTCAAATTTGACTTTCATAACCAAAAAGGTCAATAaataagagattttcttttcttttttttcaatgattcacgtttttgcatgtgtttttatATGAGAGCAATTCTGAAATTTTCTATACTCATTGATAAATACTATCATTAGGAAACTTCATGACTTTGAACTGAGGCAACCTTATTGTAGATTagcaatagttaaaaaaaatttaaatatacttgaCAAAGAATGTTACagtagttttaggtatacaacgtAGATAGTCAATAAattatatgttatgctatgcctACAACAAGTGTAGCTTCCATGTGTTATCATACAATACTATGGcaatattattggctatattccttatgctgtgtcttttattcctgtgatttattAATTCAATAACTGGAAGACTGTACATCCCATTCTCTGTCACCCATTCTGCCCATCACCCCATAGCACTCCTCCTTGGTAACCATcaatttcttctctatatttCTAGGTctcatactgtttttatttttattatttattcatttgtgtttttagattccatatgagtgaaattatgtatatttgtctttctcagtctgacttatttcatttactaTAATACCCTGGTGGGCCTGTTGTAAAAAGGAGCAGAACTTCACTCACTATTATAGTGGCATATACACTATATAATGTATgcaaacatatacacacaagcatatatatgcacacacacaccctacacaCATACAAGCTCACTAACATTTATTTCAGGTGGTCATATCTCATGAGTAATCTATTAACTCCAAGGTTCTCCTTGGTGAACCAGGTAAAAACCAATGGAGAACACTACTTGGATGGCCAACTATACTGTACAATCAGATTTTGAACTAGTGGGACTCTTCAGTCAATCCAAACACCCAGCTGTCCTTTGTGTGGTCATTTTCATGGCTTTCCTGATGGCCCTCTCTGGAAACACCATCCTGATCCTTCTGATACACTGTGATGCTCACCttcacacccccatgtacttttTTATCACCCAGTTGTCTCTCATGGATGTGATGTACATTTCTGTCACTGTGCCCAAGATGCTCATGGACCAGGTCATGGGTGTGAATAAGATCTCAGCCCCTGAATGTGGGATGCAGATGTTTTTCTATTTGACACTAGGAGgttcagaattttttcttctagCTGCCATGGCCTAcgaccgctatgtggccatctgccaTCCACTCCGTTATCCTATCCTCATGAACCATAGAGTGTGTTTTCTCTTGGTGTCTTCCTCCTGGATTTTGGGATCTGTGGATGGATTTATGCTCACTCCTGTCACCATGACCTTCCCCTTCTGCAGATCCCGAGAGATTCACCATTTCTTCTGTGAGGTTCCTGCTGTAATGAAGCTCTCTTGCTCAGACACTTCCCTCTATGAGACACTCATGTACCTGTGCTGTGTCCTCATGCTCTTCATCACTGTGACAGTCATTTTAAGCTCCTATTCTTTCATCCTCTTTACCATCCACAGGATGAACTCAGCAGAGGGACGGAAGAAGGCTTTTGCCACTTGTTCTTCCCACATGATGGTGGTTATCTCTTTCTATGGTGCTTCTGTCTACACCTACATGCTCCCCACCTCCTATCACACCCCTGAGAAGGACATGATTGTATCTGTCTTTTACACCATACTCACTCCTGTTCTAAATCCTTTAATTTATAGTTTTAGAAATAAGGATGTCACAAGGGctctaaaaaaaatgttgaatgtgGGATCTGTCTTTCAGGAAACTCTAAAGTAAGAAATATTTGTActaatgtttttttccccttcactcTACAAATTAAAACTTTTGGATGCTATCCCAACGTTTTTCCTCAGATTGTCACACCATGCTGCGTTATCACCTGTTCAGTCTTTTGGAGGAATCATTTCCTTGTACGGAAAGGCTCTTCATTTTTACACTTCtgcattcaaaatatttgaataattgtgTTGTATCCATGTTACATTTTCTGAAGTTTCCACTGTGATTTGGTGGAAGAATATTCATATTCttaagaaatacataataaaatatttacaaacaataTAATAAGCTGTGTAACTGATGAGAGAGATAAATAGAGAGAGAAATGATAATGTAAATGGATATAAAGATATTGGAGAACTTAGGCAAAAGTATATGAGTTTtaattatactattattattttaatcacagTGATTTCCTGCAAAtttgaaataacataaaaataaaacataaaacattggacttttgtctattttaataatttgtccTTGCAGTATGGTGGTAGTGTAAGTGACAAATCTTGGGAATGATGCACATATTAACATGACTCATCATTACTGCAACAATCCAGTTGTtggccttttttttccctttttttaaataataaatttattttttattggtgttcaacttgccaacatacagaataacacccagtgctcatcccatcaagtgccccactcagtgcccatcatccatttgttggcctttttaaaattaaggtgaTTTTGTTCTTTAGGTTCCAAACCTGAATACATCCAGTGGCTGTTTCCTCTCTGAAATAATTAGTTCATTGTGGTTGAAGGTACTGTGAGAAAAATATTAACCCCACGAGGAGGAGGGCATAGTGAAGCTTTCCAGCATAAGGTGGCatcagagctgagatttgaagtATATAACTTATTA
It encodes the following:
- the LOC121474829 gene encoding olfactory receptor 2T29-like; the encoded protein is MENTTWMANYTVQSDFELVGLFSQSKHPAVLCVVIFMAFLMALSGNTILILLIHCDAHLHTPMYFFITQLSLMDVMYISVTVPKMLMDQVMGVNKISAPECGMQMFFYLTLGGSEFFLLAAMAYDRYVAICHPLRYPILMNHRVCFLLVSSSWILGSVDGFMLTPVTMTFPFCRSREIHHFFCEVPAVMKLSCSDTSLYETLMYLCCVLMLFITVTVILSSYSFILFTIHRMNSAEGRKKAFATCSSHMMVVISFYGASVYTYMLPTSYHTPEKDMIVSVFYTILTPVLNPLIYSFRNKDVTRALKKMLNVGSVFQETLK